GCTCGGGGCTCGGCAGGACCAGGATGATCATGACCCCGGCGGCGATGACCCACCCGGCCGAGCCCACCAGCAGCGCGTCCCGCGCCCGCAGCGCGGCCGAGAGGATGCGGGTGCACTGGGTGGCGACCGCGAAGCCGACCAGTCCCAGGGCGAGTCCGGCGGTGGTCGCACCGACCCCGGAGGCGCCAGCGCGGTCGATGAGCCGGAAGAACTGCTCGAGTGCGGGACCGGCGGCGATGAGCATCGCGGCGCCGATCACGGCGACCAGCATGACGGTGCGCACGGAGGTCGCGGCGACCTTGGCGAAGTCGGTGATGTCCCCGACCAGGCGCAGCTCGGACAGGTGCGGGAACACGGAGGTCACCAGCGGCACCACGAGCACCGCATAGGGCAGCAGATACAGCGCCTGGGCGTACTGGAAGACGGGCAGGGTGCCCACGCCGCCGGCGCGCATGGCCATCAGCATCACCAGCGCCAGCACGAGCTGCTGGGCGCCGACCGCGCCGACCCCGGCGCCGCCGAGGGCGAGGGCGCGCCGGGCGTGCTGGGCGGGCATCCGCAGGGCGGGGCGCAGACGCAGCCCCGACCGCAGTGCGGCGATCGCCACCGGCAGCGCCATCACGGCCACCCCGGCGGTGGTGCCCCAGCCGAGCCATTGCACGGCGGCGGCGTCGATGGTCGTGGTGGTGGCGACCGAGGGGACCAGGTGGGCGTAGACGCGGTAGGACACCATCACCGCGAGCGAGGACAGCAGCGGCATCATCGCCGGCCACAGGAACCGCTTGCGGGCCTGGAGGTAGGCGGCAAGGACAACGGCGATCCCGTACAGCGGCAGCTGCACGGCGAAGATCCGCAGGAGCGTGGTCCCGAGCGGCACGCCGGCGGCGCCGGTGCTCTCCGCCGCGAGCAGCAGCCGGGCGAGCGGCTCTGCCAGGGCGATGACCAGGGCGGCGAGCAGGACGGTGCCGATCAGCGTCCAGGTGAGCAGCACGGAGATGATGCGGTCGGCGAGCGCGGCGCCCTCGGCGGGGGGCCGGGTGCGGTCCCTTTCGCGCTGCGCCTCGATCAGGTCCGGGGCGAGGGTCTCCTCGGCGACGACCTGGTCCTCGGTGTTCCGCTCGGGGACGAGGCCCGCGATCAGGGGCACCACCACGGCGGCGAGCGCTCCGCCCGCGACGATCTCGAACAGGACGTTCGGGAGCATGTTCGCGGTGGTGTAGGCGGTGCCGACGTCGCCGGCGCCCACGCTCGCGCCGAACACGAGGTAGCGGACGAACCCGGCGATGCGGGCGATGACGGTGACGACGAGGATGATCCCGGCACCGCGCAGCACGGAGCGCGCGATCCGGTCACGGCGCTGCTGCGCGTCGGGTGTGCGGCGCGGCGCGGTCTCCGGGGCGGGGTCGGTGCTCATCGCTCCTCCCCCGTCGTCCCCGTCTCACCGGTCCCGCCGGTCGGAGGCGGCAGGGGGCGCCGTCCGAGCCGGTCCACGGCTGCGAGCGCCGGGGTCTGCTCGATGACGGCGCTGAAGCTGACCTTCTCGCTGGCGAGGGTCAGGGCCACGACCCCGGCGAGCAGACCGAGCCGGGCGGGTGCCGGCAGGAGGCGGGTGGCGGCAGTGCCGACGGCCGCGCCGAGCACGTTCGCGCCGGCGTCGCCGAGCATGCCGTGCTCGCGCAGGTCGGTGGGCAGGGCGAGGGCGCCCGGGAGCGCGGC
This genomic interval from Brachybacterium aquaticum contains the following:
- the murJ gene encoding murein biosynthesis integral membrane protein MurJ translates to MSTDPAPETAPRRTPDAQQRRDRIARSVLRGAGIILVVTVIARIAGFVRYLVFGASVGAGDVGTAYTTANMLPNVLFEIVAGGALAAVVVPLIAGLVPERNTEDQVVAEETLAPDLIEAQRERDRTRPPAEGAALADRIISVLLTWTLIGTVLLAALVIALAEPLARLLLAAESTGAAGVPLGTTLLRIFAVQLPLYGIAVVLAAYLQARKRFLWPAMMPLLSSLAVMVSYRVYAHLVPSVATTTTIDAAAVQWLGWGTTAGVAVMALPVAIAALRSGLRLRPALRMPAQHARRALALGGAGVGAVGAQQLVLALVMLMAMRAGGVGTLPVFQYAQALYLLPYAVLVVPLVTSVFPHLSELRLVGDITDFAKVAATSVRTVMLVAVIGAAMLIAAGPALEQFFRLIDRAGASGVGATTAGLALGLVGFAVATQCTRILSAALRARDALLVGSAGWVIAAGVMIILVLPSPERSAAEAATVFGLSIAVGQAAGGLVGLSRITDILEPGGHFTQVRRTAIAVPVALLAGAIPGLLLGRLLVTVRTGEVLTVVYGILCGLVAAALAAAVIALTDRELAGRVLRRVRAGRYGPEIDAPTGDARKNDARENHAPKNENSAGGRA